The DNA segment GGGGGCGGGCCGGCCGGCTCCACCTGCGCATGGAAGTTAAAACATCTCGGAGTAGATTGCGCAGTTATTGATAAAGCAGAATTTCCACGAACCAAACTTTGCGCCGGTTGGATCACGCCGGAAGTTATAAAAGACCTTGAAATTGTCATCCCAAAATACCCCCACAGCATCTTGAGATTGCCATCCCTGTATGCACATTTTTATGGATTCCCCATAAGAATTTCTGCTCCGCAATATTCCATAAGACGATATGAGTTTGATCATTGGCTTTTATTACGCGCAGACGTTCCGGTCATACGGCATGAAACAAAACAGATCGAACGAAAGGATGATCAATTTATCATTGATGAAAAATATTCGTGCCGCTATCTGGTTGGAGCCGGCGGTACATTTTGTCCCGTATATCGAACTTTTTTTTCATCTCAAAGCCCTCGTGCAAAAAACAAATTGATTGTATGCCGCGAACTTGAATACCCCACCCCGATCTCTGATGAAAAATGTTATTTATGGTTTTTTGAAAATAAACTGCCGGGCTATAGTTGGTATGTTCCGAAAGCGAATGGTTACTTAAATATTGGCGTGGGGGGACTAGAAGAAAAACTAAAACGGAACGGCGATTCAATAAATAATCACTGGGATTTTTTGTTGGGCAAACTGAGAACGCAGTCTCTGATATTCGGCAATGATTTCAGACCCAAGGGCCACAGTTATTATTTGCGTGAACCGGTAAATATTGTTCA comes from the bacterium genome and includes:
- a CDS encoding NAD(P)/FAD-dependent oxidoreductase yields the protein MEFHEVIIVGGGPAGSTCAWKLKHLGVDCAVIDKAEFPRTKLCAGWITPEVIKDLEIVIPKYPHSILRLPSLYAHFYGFPIRISAPQYSIRRYEFDHWLLLRADVPVIRHETKQIERKDDQFIIDEKYSCRYLVGAGGTFCPVYRTFFSSQSPRAKNKLIVCRELEYPTPISDEKCYLWFFENKLPGYSWYVPKANGYLNIGVGGLEEKLKRNGDSINNHWDFLLGKLRTQSLIFGNDFRPKGHSYYLREPVNIVHNRNAFIIGDAAGLATRDMGEGIGPAVKSGILAAESISSGKPFDINSISAFSLHHPLFLPILKLLMRY